CCGGCCATGACCTGCACCTGTACTTCGAGGCGTCGGCAGTCGTCATCACGCTGGTCCTGCTGGGCAAATGGCTGGAGACCCGCGCCAAGCGCGAGACCACGGCCGCGATCCGCGCATTGCAGCAGCTGCGGCCGGAGTCCGCGCGCGTGCGCCGCACGGCGCCGGACGGCAGCGTCACCGATGCCGACGTGCCCATCGCGGCGGTGCAGCCGGGCGACGTGGTCGTGGTGCGTCCGGGCGAGCGCATCGCCGTCGATGGCGAGATCGTCGAAGGCGCCAGCCAGGTGGACGAAGCCCTGATCACGGGCGAAAGCCTGCCGGTGCCGCGCCATGCGGGCGAGCGCGTGACGGGCGGCGCCATCAACGGCGACGGGCTGCTGCTGGTGCGCACGACAGCGGTGGGCGCCGAAAGCACGCTGGCCCGCATCATCCGGCTGGTCGAGGATGCGCAGGCGGCCAAGGCGCCCGTGCAGCACCTGGTCGACCAGGTCAGTGCCGTGTTCGTGCCTGTCGTCGTGGTGCTGGCCGCGCTGACCCTGGCCGGCTGGCTGCTGGCCGGCGCGGGCGCCGAGGCGGCGGTCATCAACGCGGTGGCCGTGCTGGTCATCGCCTGCCCGTGCGCGCTGGGTTTGGCCACCCCCGCTGCAATCATGGCCGGCACCGGCGTGGCCGCCCGCCACGGCATCCTGATCAAGGACGCCCATGCGCTCGAGCTGGCACACCGGGTCACCACCGTCGTCTTCGACAAGACCGGCACGCTGACGCAGGGCCGGCCCGTGCTGGCCGCATTGCGCGCACCGGCGGGCGGCGACGAGACGACGCTGCTGGCGCTGGCCGCCGCGATCCAGCGCGGCAGCGAGCATGCGCTGGCGCGCGCCGTCACCGAGGCGGCGCAGGCGCGCAAGGTCGCGGTGCCGGTCGCGCAGGCCATCACGGCCCTGCCGGGACGGGGCCTGGCGGCCGTGGTCGAGGGGCGCGAACTCGTTCTCGGCAGCTCGCGCCTGCTGGCCGAGCGTGGCATCGCGCCGGGCGCCCTGGCCGACGCGGCCCGCATGCTGGAGGAGAGCGGCCATACGATCTCGTGGCTGGCCGATGCCGGCAGCCGCACACTGCTTGGCCTGCTGGCCTTTACCGATCCCCCCAAGCCCAGCGCGCGCCTGGCAGTCGAACGGCTGCACGCGGACGCCATCGCCACCGTCATGCTGACCGGCGACAATGCCGGCAGCGCACGGGCGGTGGGGCAGGCCGTGGGCATCGGCAGCGTGCAGGCCAACCTGCTCCCGGCCGACAAGACGGCGGCCATCGGCGCGCTGCGCGGCCAGGCCGGCATGGTGGCGATGGTGGGCGACGGCATCAACGATGCGCCCGCGCTGGCCGCGGCCGACGTCGGCATCGCGATGTCGACGGGCACGGACGTGGCGATGCACGCGGCCGGCATCACGCTGATGCGGGGCGATCCGGCATTGGTGGCCGACGCCATCGACATCTCCCGGCGCACGTTCGGCAAGATCCGCCAGAACCTGTTCTGGGCCTTCGTCTACAACCTGGCCGGCATTCCGCTGGCGGCGCTGGGCCTGCTCAACCCCGTCGTCGCCGGAGCGGCGATGGCGCTCAGTTCCGTGTCCGTGATCGGCAACGCGCTGCTGCTGCGGCGCTGGCGTCCGCGCGGCGCGCAGGGAGGGCAGCCATGAACATCGGCCAGGCCGCCGCCGCTTCGGGCATCACTGCCAAGATGATCCGCTATTACGAGAGCATCGGCCTGCTGCCGGCGGCTGCCCGCACCGACAGCGGCTACCGGGTCTACGGCGAGCGCGAACTGCACGTGCTGCGCTTCATCCGCCGCGCGCGCAAGCTGGGCTTCTCGCTCGAACGCATCGCCGAACTGCTGTCGTTGTGGCGCGACGACGGCCGCGCCAGTGCGGATGTCAAGCGCGTCGCGCTGGCGCACGTGACGGAGCTGGAGGAGCGCATCCGCGAACTGACGGAGATGCGCGACACGCTGGCGACGCTGGCCGACTGCTGCCATGGCGACGACCGGCCCGACTGCCCGATCTTGCAAACCCTCGGCAGCAACGTATAATCCGCCCCGTTTGGTGCCCGCGCGCGTGTCCACGTGCGCAGTTAAACGGGAAACACATGGCGTCATGCCAGGGTGTGCTGCCCCCGCAACGGTAAGCAAGCGTCGTCGAACGACGGCAGGACCTCCACGCAACCACTGTCTTCGGATGGGAAGGTAGGAGGGCCGGACTTGCCAGCCCGGATACCGGCCAGACAGGTGGAGCGCGGCTGGCCGCGCTCTGTTCAACCAGACCCACGGGGAGGTGGGCGCGGTTGCCATTCATCCGGGACATCCATGTTCATCCTGTCTGCCGACGCGCACATTGCGTGCCGTCGCAAGCCTGGCGCACTCGCGCGCCATATCGTCGCGGCCGCGCTGCCTGCCGCTTTCCTGTCACACGCCGCGGCCCAGGAGGCCGTTGCCGACACACCCGTCATCAAGGTACTGGGCCATTACGACAATGGCGTCGGGACGTCCGATGCCGCCAGCCAGGGCACGGTCACGGCCGACCTGATCGCCAGCCGGCCGGCGCTGCGCCCGGGCGAGCTGCTCGAATTCGTGCCAGGCGTGATCGTCACGCAGCACAGCGGCGACGGCAAGGCCAACCAGTACTTCCTGCGCGGTTTCAACCTCGACCACGGCACGGATTTCGCCACCTACGTGGACGGTATGCCCGTCAACATGCGCACGCACGCGCACGGCCAGGGCTACACGGACCTGAATTTCCTGATCCCCGAACTGGTGGGGCGCATCGGCTACAAGAAAGGGCCGTACTACGCCGAGGAAGGCGACTTCGCCTCGGCCGGGGCGGCGCGCATGGAACTGGCCGACCGGCTCGTCGGCATGGCCGGGCTGACCGTCGGTGCGCACCAGTACCGCCGCGCGCTGGTGGCCGGCACCGCGCCTCAGGCGGGCGGCAACCTGCTGTACGCGCTGGAACTGGCGCACAACGACGGACCGTGGCAGGTCCCGGAGGCGTTCCACAAATGGTCCGGCGTGCTGCGCTACAGTGCCGCCAGCGGCGCCGACCGGTTCAGCGTGACGGCGATGGGCTACCGCGCCGGCTGGCGCGCCACCAGCCAGATCCCGCTGCGCGCCGTGCAAGGGGGCCAGCTGGACGTATTCGGCACCCAGGACCCCAGCGACGCGGGCCACACGTCTCGCTACAGCCTGTCGGCACAATGGAAGCGGCGCGGCGCGGCCACGGCGTGGCAGGCCAATGCCTACGTCGTGCGCTCCGACCTGACCTTGTACAACAACTTCACGTGGTTCCTCGACGACCCGGCGCTGGGCGACCAGTTCCTGCAGCGGGAGCGTCGCACGATGACGGGGTTCGATGCCAGCCATACGTGGCATGGCCGCCTGGGCGAACGCGCCAGCAGTACCACCGTCGGCGTGCAGGGCCGCTTCGACCATATCGCGCCGCTGGTACTGGCCGCGACGGCAAACCAGCAACTGCTGCGCACCTACGCGCGCTCGCGCGTGGACCAAGCCAGCGCGGCGCTGTGGCTGCAGCATACGTTGCAGTGGACCCCATGGCTGCGCTCCATCGCCGGCCTGCGCTACGACCGCTACCGCTTCGACGTGGACAGCTCCCTCGCCGCCAACAGCGGCAAGGCCACCGACCATGTCGCGTCGCCCAAGTTGTCGCTGGTGCTGGGACCCTGGAACGCGACGGAATTCTTCGTCAACCACGGCGCGGGCTTCCACAGCAACGATGCGCGCGGCACGACGGCGCACGTGGCGCCGCGCGAGCTGACGGCTGTCGATCCCGTCACGCCGCTGGTCAAGACACGCGGGTCCGAGATCGGCATGCGCAGCGAGATCGTGAAGGGGCTGCAAAGTTCGCTGGCGCTGTGGCGCTTGCGCTCCGGTTCCGAGCTGGTGTTCTCGGGCGACGCCGGCGACACCTCGGCCAGCCGGGCCAGCAGGCGCCGCGGCATCGAATGGAACAACCACGTCATCGCCGCGCCCTGGCTGCTGTTCGACCTGGACCTGGCGTATTCGCGGGCGCGCTACCTGGGCGACGACCCGGCCGGCGCGTACGTGCCGGGAGCGGTGGAAAAGGTGGCATCGTTCGGTGCGACCGTCAACGACGTCGGCCCGGCCGGGCGCTGGTCCGGCGCGTTCCAGCTGCGCTACTTCGGCCCGCGCCCACTGGTGGAGGACGACAGCGTGCGCTCCTCGTCCACGGCGCTTGCCTACCTGCGGGCCGGCTACCGCATCGGCCGCGACTGGCACCTGGGGATCGACGTGTTCAACCTGTTCGACCGCCGGGTCAACGACATCGAGTATTACTATGCCTCGCGCCTGCCGGGCGAGACGGCCGGCGGCGTGCAGGACATCCACTTCCACCCGGGCGAGCCGCGCACGGCGCGGGTCACGCTGCGGCGCGCGTTCTGATCAGCGCACGAACATGTAGATCGTCAGCGCGATGCCCACGGCGACGACGAAGATGCGCATGATGCGGGGCGGCAGGCGGTGGATCAGCCAGGCGCCCAGCAGGCCGCCGCCGATGCCGCCGGCGCACAGTGCCAGCGCGGCGGGCCAGCTGATCAGGCTGGAGAACGCGAAAACCAGCGTGGCCGCCGCGTTCATCGCCATCGCCAGCATGTTCTTGGTGGCCGTCGCGGCGCGGATCTGCTGGCCGGCGATCGTCAGCGCGGCCAGCATCAGGAAGCCGATGCCGCCGCCGAAATAGCCGCCGTAGATCGAGATGGCAGCCTGGGTGAGGACCAGCGCCCAGCGCGGCATCGACGAAGCCGCATGCAGCGGCTGTTTGCGAAACGCGCCCCAGGCAAACATCGACGTGGCGAACAGCACCAGCCACGGCACCAGCCGCTCGAAGAACGTGGGCGGCGTGATGCGCAGCAGGATCGCGCCGAGCACGCCGCCGATCACGCTGATGACGAACATCTGACGGAACGTCAGCGGGCCCACGTCGTCGACCAGCTTGCGACCCGCGATCGCGGACGTGGCCTGGCTGGGGAACATGGCGATCGTCGATGTCATGTTGGCGGCCAGCGGGTTCAGCCCGGCCAGCAGCAGGGCGGGGAAGGTGATGAACGAGCCGCCCCCCGCCAGGGCGTTCTGGGTGCCGGCAAACAGGCCGGCGGCGGCGATCAGGACGATGGTGTGCAGTTCGAGCGGCGGGACGGGCGGCATGAAGGATCTCGTTGGGGGTGTCGGGCGATTATAGCGTCGCCCTGTCGTAGCTCGCGGCGCGGCGTGCGCGGCCGGGCTACAATCGGCGCTCCCTTCAATCGCAACCGGAGGTCGTGTGGAACCCGTATCGGAACGCTATATCCTGTATTACTGGCCGACGATCCAGGGCCGTGGCGAGTTCGTCCGGCTGGCGCTGGAAGAGGCGGGCGTGCCGTACGAGGACGTGGCGCGCGGCCGCGAGGGCATGGGACCCATCGAACGGGTGCTCGATCGCGAACTGGAGCTGCACGCCCCGTTCGCGCCACCCGTGCTGCGCGCGGGCGAGCTGCTGATCGGCCAGACCACCAACATCCTGCAGTTCCTGGGCGCGCGCCACGGCCTGGCGCCACGCTCCCTGACTGCGCGGCTGTGGTGCAACCAGCTGCAGCTGACGATCGCCGACATCGTCGCCGAGGCGCACGACGTGCACCACCCGATCTCCGTCAACAGCTACTACGAAGACCAGAAGAAGGAAGCCAGCGCGCGCGCGAAGGATTTCCGCTCCCAGCGCATCCCCAAGTTCCTCGGCTATTTCGAACGGGTGCTGGACAACAATGCGGGCAGCGGCGGCTACGCCGCCAGCACGAAGCTGACGTACGTGGACCTGTCGCTGTTCCAGCTCGTCGCCGGCCTGCGCTATGCGTTCCCGAACACGATGGCGCGCCTGCAGCCGCAATGGCCGCGCCTGATCGCGCTGCACGACATGGTGGCGGCGCGGCCGCGCATCGCGGCCTACCTGAAGTCGAAGCGGCGCATTCCGTTCAACGAGGACGGCATCTTCCGGCACTACATCGAGCTGGACGAACAGGTTTGAGGTTGAGGGTCTGTCCCCTGCGGGGACTGACCTTGAAGTTTGTGTCAGCTTTGCGAAACTTCGGGGTCAGTCCCAGGAGGGACAGACCCCAACCCATCGCAGTCCCTGGCTCAACGGGCCGCCGTCACCGGATACCCAGCCTCCGCAATGGCCGCCTTGACGGCATCCAGCGGGGCCGACGACGCCACCTTGACCTGCTTGCCCGCCAGGTCCACGTCCACCCGGGCGGCGCCGTCGACCGCCTGGACGGCCTTCGTCACGCTGGCCACGCAGTGGCCGCAGCTCATGTTTTCCACTTGCAGTTCGTACATGGGATACTCCTTTCGTTGTCGATGGGCGTACTGTAATCCTTCCCACCGGGGGAAGGTCAAGCGAACGGGAGACAGACGGTGAAACAGTCGATTGTGCATATCGCATTGGTCGTGCGGGACTACGACGAGGCGATCGATTTCTACGTCAACACGCTGGGGTTCGAGCTGCTGGACGACACCTACCAGCCGGCGCAGGACAAACGCTGGGTCGTCGTGGCGCCGCCCGGCGGCACTGGGACGACGATCCTGCTGGCGCGGGCATCGAAGCCGGAACAACTGGCGTTTGTCGGCAACCAGGCCGGCGGCCGGGTCTTCCTGTTCCTCAATACGGATGACTTCTGGCGCGACGTCGAACGCCTGCGTTCGCAGGGCGTGCGTTTCGTGCGCGAGCCGAAGGAAGAGGACTACGGCCACGTGGCCGTCTTTGCCGATCTGTATGGCAATCAGTGGGATCTGCTGCAGTTGCGCGACGGGCATCCTTTGGCCGCACGCTTCGGGCACACGCGATAGCTTGTGCGACAGGGCGCGGGGAGCGCGGTCCAAAAAAAACCCGCCGGGAGGCGGGTTTTCCATTCGATCGAACGAAGCGTTACAGCACGTCGCTCGCGTGATCGGCCAGGCGCGAGCGTTCGCCGCGTGCCAGCGTGACGTGGCCGCTGTGCGACCAGCCCTTGAAGCGGTCCACCACGTACGTCAGGCCGCTCGAGCCTTCCGTCAGGTAGGGCGTGTCGATCTGCGCGATATTGCCCAGGCAGAGGATCTTGGTGCCTGGACCGGCGCGCGTCACCAGCGTCTTGATCTGCTTCGGCGTCAGGTTCTGCGCCTCGTCGATGATCAGGAACTTGTTGACGAACGTGCGGCCGCGCATGAAGTTGAGCGACTTGATCTTGATGCGCGAACGGATCAGGTCCTGCGTCGCCGCGCGGCCCCATTCGCCGGCGTCGTTGTCGGACTTGTTCAGCACTTCCAGGTTGTCGTCGAAAGCGCCCATCCATGGGCTCATCTTCTCTTCCTCGGTACCCGGCAGGAAGCCGATGTCCTCGCCCACCGGCACCGTGACGCGGGTGACGATGATCTCGTTGTACAGCTTCGTCTCCAGCACCTGCGCCAGGCCGGAGGCCAGCGCCAGCAGCGTCTTGCCGGTACCTGCCTGGCCCAGCAGCGTGACGAAATCGCATTCCGGGTCCATCAGCAGGTTCAGCGCGAAGTTCTGCTCGCGGTTGCGCGCCGTGACGCCCCACACGTTGTTCTTGTTGTGGCTGTAGTCACGCAGCACCTTGATGACGGCCGTCTTGCCGTTCAACTGCTTGACCTGGCCGTAGAACGACGCCTCGCCGTTGTTCGGTTCCAGGTAGACGAACTGGTTCACCAGCAGCGAAGGCACGAACGGGCCGGTCACGCGGTAGTACGTGTAGCTGTAGCCGTTCTTGTTCTCCTGCCAGGACTCCATGTCCTTGCCGTGCTTGTTCCAGAAGTCGTCCGGCAGCTGCACGATGCCCGAGTACAGCAGGTCCGTGTCTTCCAGCACGTGGTCGTTGAAGTAGTCCTCGGCGGGCAGGCCGAGGGCGCGCGCCTTGATGCGCATGTTGATGTCCTTCGACACCAGCACGACGGCGCGGCCTGCCTGCTCCGCTTCGAGCGAACGGACGACGGCCAGGATCTGGTTGTCGGCCTTACCCTGCGGCAGGCCTTCCGGCAGGTCGGCGATCTGCAGGCGGGTCTGGAAGAACAGGCGGCCCTTGGCGTCCTTGTTGCCCAGCTTGGACAGCGGGATGCCCTGTTCAATGGCGTCGTCGTCCGTGTTGGCGACCAGTGCGTCCAGCGTGCGCGAGACCTGGCGCGCATTGCGGGCGACCTCGGACATGCCTTTCTTGTGGTTGTCCAGTTCCTCCAGCGTCATCATCGGCAGGAACACGTCGTGCTCCTCGAAGCGGAACAGGGACGTCGGATCGTGCATCAGCACGTTCGTGTCCAGCACGAACAGCTTGGTGCCGCCGATCTGGTCGGCATGGCGGCTGGTGGACGACTTGATGACGACTTCCTTGGCCTTGTGGTGGGCCGGATGGGGCGCCTCGGCCTTGACCGGCGTGACCTTGGCGCGCGGCGCCTTGGCCTTGACCTCGGTCTTGACCTCGGTCTCGACCTTGGCCTTTACGGCCTCTTCGACGACGGCCGGCGGCGTCGGCAGGGCAGGTGCGGCGGCCACCGGGGCCGCCTTGGCGGCGCCTTTGCGGGCGGTCTTCTTCGCGGCCGGCGCAGGCGTCGGGATGTCGGCCATCATGGGTGGCGCGACAGGTTCGAACAGCTCGACGGATTTGGCGCGCGTCGATTTCTTCGGCGCGGCGTCGGCTTCATGTTCGGGGAAAGGGACCGGATTCGCTCCGCTCGCCTTCGGGTAGTCTTTGGCCAGCAGCAGCGTGGCTGGCTTGGTAGGCAGTTTTGGCAGTGGCATCAGGATCTCATCTTAAAAAAGGTGCCGCCATGGGAGGACTGCGCCATGGCGGATATGGTCGGTCGGAATTGCGGATGCCGGGAAAAAAGCAGGAATACGGGACAGCAGGTAATAACGGAAACAGGACAGCAAACGGAGATAAGACTGCAGGGTTGCAGGGTTGGACAATGCAGGGGCAGGCACAGGTAACAGCGCGGGCCGGCGCTCTGCCGGACAGTTGGGGAGGGAAGTAGGCTGTCGACTCAAGTTCTGGCGGTATCCATGGTTCGCGAAGGTTCGCGGTCCCGCCGGCGCCAGGCGCCGCGGCGGGGACCGTACCCCCAGTGTACTCGCGCGCGGGGGCTCAGCGGCGCACGACAAATTCCAGCACTTCGTCCACGTGCCCGGGCACCTTTACGCCACGCCATTCTTTCACCAATCGGCCGTCAGCGTCAATGACAAACGTGCTGCGCTCCACGCCCCGCACTTCCTTGCCGTACATCTTCTTCATCTTCATGACGCCGAACGCCTGGCACACCGCTTCGTCCGGGTCGGAGATCAATTCGAACGGCAGCTCCAGCTTGGCCTTGAAGCCCTCGTGCGAGCGCAGCGAGTCGCGGCTGATGCCGTACACTTCGGCGCCGGCAGCACGGAACTGCTCGTGCAGGTCGCGAAAGGCCAGGCTTTCGGTCGTGCAGCCGGGCGTATTGTCCTTCGGGTAGAAGTACAGCACGGTATGCCTGGCGGGGCGGCCCGACAGCGTGAAGGTCTGGCCGCCGGTCATGGCGGCCGAAAAATCGGCCAGAGGGGAAGAGGTTGGGCTATCGGCCACTGAGGTTCTCCTGGAGAGCGGTATGGTGCGATGCCGGCGACGGCGCCTCCGCAGATGGCTGCGGACGGCGCCGTTTCAAGACCGGCATCATCTTGCGGATCATTTTTCGATAATCAGGGCGAGCAGTACCTTGCGGCCTTCGCCCATCAGGATATTGTAGGTACGGCAGGCGGCATTGGTGTCCATGCAGTCGACGCCGATATGGCGCGACGTCAATGGCGCCGACAGGCGCGGGTGGACGAAACGCTGGCGCTCGCCGGTGCCGAGGATCACGACGTCCGGCTGCTCGGCCAGCAACTGCTCGAAATGCTCGACGGTCAGCTGCTCGAAGGCCAAGACGGGCCACGGGCGCGGCGGCGTCTCCGGCAGCATCATCAGGCTGTAGTCGAAAGGCTGGGCATTGATCTCGACACCGCCCGGGAAATAGCCCGTCACCGTCTGGTACTGCTTGGTGTTGCTGGCGTGAAGCTTCATGAAAAGGCTCGCATCTGGTCTCAAACGGGCACTATTGTAACGCCTGTCGTCGGGTTTACCGGGCGGGGCCGGCTGAGAGGTTGCTTAAATCAGGCGACTTCGGCAGAATGGGTATTTTCGCAATGCAGCATAAACGATGGCAACGGCTCCGCCTGCCGCGCTGCACGCATGAAGGATTGATTTTGCGACCGATTCAGAAATCGAACAAGCTGGCCGAAGTTTGCTATGAAATCCGTGGTCCCGTGCCGGAAAAGGCACGCCAGATGGAGGAAGAGGGCCACAAGATCACCAAGCTCAATATCGGCAACCTGGCCGTCTTCGGCTTCGATCCGCCCGACGAGATCGTGCAGGACATGAAGATCCAGCTGCCCAACGCGGCCGGCTACACGGATTCGAAGGGCATGTTCGCGCCGCGCAAGGCGGTGATGCACTATACCCAGGAAAAGAACATCGCAGGCGTGACGATCGACGATATCTACCTGGGCAACGGCGCCTCCGAGCTGATCGTGATGGCGATGAACGCGCTCCTGAACAACGGCGACGAAGTGCTGGTGCCGGCGCCGGACTATCCGCTGTGGACCGCGGCCGTCAGCCTGTCCGGCGGGCGTCCCGTCCACTACATCTGCGACGAGCAGCAGGACTGGTACCCCGACATCGACGACATGCGCCGCAAGATCACGCCCAACACCAAGGCGATCGTCGTCATCAATCCGAACAATCCGACCGGCGCGCTGTATCCGGACGAGGTGCTGCTGCAGATTATCGGCCTGGCACGCGAATTCGGCCTGATCATCTATGCCGACGAGATCTACGACAAGGTGCTGTACGACGGTGTCGTGCACACGTCGATCGCCGCGCTGTGCGACGACCTGCTGGTCGTCACCTTCAACGGCCTGTCGAAGAACTACCGCGCCTGCGGCTATCGTGCCGGCTGGATGGTGCTGTCGGGCGAGAAGCGACACGCAAAGGACTACATCGAGGGGCTCAACATGCTGGCCTCGATGCGCCTGTGCGCCAATGCGCCGGGCCAGTTTGCCATCCAGACTGCGCTCGGCGGCTACCAGAGCATCCATGACCTGGTGAGCCCCGGCGGGCGTCTGCTCAAGCAGCGTGACCTCGCCTACCAGCTGCTGACGGACATCCCCGGCATCAGCGTGGTCAAACCGAAGGCGGCACTGTACATGTTCCCCCGCCTCGATCCGAAGATCTATCCGATCGCGGATGACCAGCAGTTCGCCTACGACCTGCTGGCCGAAACCAAGGTCCTGATCGTCCAGGGGACGGGCTTCAACTGGATCGCGCCGGATCACTTCCGTGTCGTGTTCCTGCCCAATACCGACGACATGACGGAAGCCTTCGGACGCATCGCACGCTTCCTCGAGGGCTACCGCCGCCGACACGGCCGGGGCTGACCGATCAACCGGGCGCCGGCAGCATATACCGGCGCCGCATCAGAAGCACAGACATGAAATCGATAAGAATAGGTTTGCTGGGCGTTGGCAACGTGGGCGGCGGCACTTTCGACGTCCTGAAACGTAACCAGGAAGAGATCCGCCGCCGCGCCGGCCGCGGCATCGAAGTGGTGGCCGTCTCGGCCCGCAACACGGAGCGGGCCAAGGCACGCACGGGCGGCGCCGTCACCGTCGTGAACGATCCGTTCGACATCGTCAACGACCCGTCGATCGACATCGTCGTCGAACTGATCGGCGGCTACGACACCGCACGCGAACTGGTGCTGCAGGCAATCGCCAACGGCAAGCACGTCGTCACCGCCAACAAGGCGCTGCTGGCGGTGCATGGCAACGAGATCTTCAAGGCCGCCCAGGAAAAAGGCGTGATGGTGGCGTTCGAGGCGGCGGTTGCCGGCGGCATCCCCATCATCAAGGCGCTGCGCGAAGGCCTGACGGCCAACCGCATCGAATGGCTGGCCGGGATCATCAACGGCACCACCAACTTCATCCTGTCCGAGATGCGCGACAAGGGACTCGATTTCGACACCGTACTGAAGCAGGCGCAGGCCCTGGGCTATGCCGAAGCCGATCCGACCTTCGACATCGAAGGGATCGACGCGGCGCACAAGGCCACCATCATGTCCGCCATCGCGTTCGGCATCCCCGTGCAGTTCTCGAAGGCGCACGTGGAAGGCATCACCAAACTGGAAGCGATCGATATCCGCTACGCCGAGCAGCTGGGCTACCGCATCAAGCTGCTGGGCATCGCCAAGCGCGCCAAGGTCAATGGCGCCGAGGGCATCGAGCTGCGCGTGCACCCGACGCTGATTCCGGCCAAGCGCCTGATCGCCAACGTCGAAGGCGCGATGAACGCCGTGCTGGTACAGGGCGACGCGATCGGCGCCACGCTGTACTACGGTAAAGGCGCGGGCGCGGAGCCGACGGCATCGGCGGTCATCGCCGACCTGGTCGACATCACGCGCCTGGCCACGGCCGATCCGGAGCACCGCGTGCCGCACCTCGCGTTCCAGCCGGGCGAACTGGCCGACATCGCGATCCTGCCGATGGCGGAGGTGACGACCAGCTATTACCTGCGCATGCGCGTGACGGACCAGCCGGGCGTGCTGGCGGACCTGACCCGCATCCTGGCCGACAGCGCCATCTCGATCGACGCGATGATGCAGAAGGAGCCAGCCGAAGGCGAGACCCAGGCCGACATCATCATGCTGACGCACCAGACGCAGGAGAAGAAGGTGCTGGACGCGATCGCGCGCATGGAAGGCCTGCCGACGGTACTGGGCAGCGTCACCAAGATCCGGCTCGAAAACCTGAGTTGAGCCACGCCGGGGACGGGCACCGGTCTGTCGGTCGCCGACCGGCTGATCGGTCCCGTCCCCTTTGGTTCCTGTCAGCGAGAGACGGCATGACCGATCCCCTCACCACGCTGCCGCCATCCTGGCGCGAGCAACTGCAAGGGCACGCCATCGTGCCCGAGCCGGATGGCTGCTCGGATGCCGCCGTGCTGCGCGTCACGCCCCCGGGCGGCGCGACCCCGATCCACTTCATCAAGACGGCACCTGCCGGGCCATTGGCCGAACTGCGGGACGAGGCGGCGCGCCTGCGCTGGCTGGCCCAGGCCGGC
This is a stretch of genomic DNA from Pseudoduganella chitinolytica. It encodes these proteins:
- a CDS encoding VOC family protein — its product is MKQSIVHIALVVRDYDEAIDFYVNTLGFELLDDTYQPAQDKRWVVVAPPGGTGTTILLARASKPEQLAFVGNQAGGRVFLFLNTDDFWRDVERLRSQGVRFVREPKEEDYGHVAVFADLYGNQWDLLQLRDGHPLAARFGHTR
- a CDS encoding TonB-dependent receptor; its protein translation is MFILSADAHIACRRKPGALARHIVAAALPAAFLSHAAAQEAVADTPVIKVLGHYDNGVGTSDAASQGTVTADLIASRPALRPGELLEFVPGVIVTQHSGDGKANQYFLRGFNLDHGTDFATYVDGMPVNMRTHAHGQGYTDLNFLIPELVGRIGYKKGPYYAEEGDFASAGAARMELADRLVGMAGLTVGAHQYRRALVAGTAPQAGGNLLYALELAHNDGPWQVPEAFHKWSGVLRYSAASGADRFSVTAMGYRAGWRATSQIPLRAVQGGQLDVFGTQDPSDAGHTSRYSLSAQWKRRGAATAWQANAYVVRSDLTLYNNFTWFLDDPALGDQFLQRERRTMTGFDASHTWHGRLGERASSTTVGVQGRFDHIAPLVLAATANQQLLRTYARSRVDQASAALWLQHTLQWTPWLRSIAGLRYDRYRFDVDSSLAANSGKATDHVASPKLSLVLGPWNATEFFVNHGAGFHSNDARGTTAHVAPRELTAVDPVTPLVKTRGSEIGMRSEIVKGLQSSLALWRLRSGSELVFSGDAGDTSASRASRRRGIEWNNHVIAAPWLLFDLDLAYSRARYLGDDPAGAYVPGAVEKVASFGATVNDVGPAGRWSGAFQLRYFGPRPLVEDDSVRSSSTALAYLRAGYRIGRDWHLGIDVFNLFDRRVNDIEYYYASRLPGETAGGVQDIHFHPGEPRTARVTLRRAF
- a CDS encoding sulfite exporter TauE/SafE family protein, with protein sequence MPPVPPLELHTIVLIAAAGLFAGTQNALAGGGSFITFPALLLAGLNPLAANMTSTIAMFPSQATSAIAGRKLVDDVGPLTFRQMFVISVIGGVLGAILLRITPPTFFERLVPWLVLFATSMFAWGAFRKQPLHAASSMPRWALVLTQAAISIYGGYFGGGIGFLMLAALTIAGQQIRAATATKNMLAMAMNAAATLVFAFSSLISWPAALALCAGGIGGGLLGAWLIHRLPPRIMRIFVVAVGIALTIYMFVR
- a CDS encoding heavy metal translocating P-type ATPase, encoding MTATITPSTVTASQDLRIAGMSCASCVGRVEKALRAVPGVTDASVNLATETARVAGPASAEALRAAVAAAGYEAEPLQLVPAAALDLAVGGMTCASCAGRVEKALRAVPGVTGATVNLATETARVESAGPLDPAMLVAAVEQAGYNASVRAAAQAAVPPAARPGIAAWLRGDNAGMPVLLSALLSLPLVLPMVAALAGMTHAAMLPGWLQWLLATPVQFLFGARFYRAGWLALRARAGNMDLLVALGTSAAYGLSVYLLLTRPAGHDLHLYFEASAVVITLVLLGKWLETRAKRETTAAIRALQQLRPESARVRRTAPDGSVTDADVPIAAVQPGDVVVVRPGERIAVDGEIVEGASQVDEALITGESLPVPRHAGERVTGGAINGDGLLLVRTTAVGAESTLARIIRLVEDAQAAKAPVQHLVDQVSAVFVPVVVVLAALTLAGWLLAGAGAEAAVINAVAVLVIACPCALGLATPAAIMAGTGVAARHGILIKDAHALELAHRVTTVVFDKTGTLTQGRPVLAALRAPAGGDETTLLALAAAIQRGSEHALARAVTEAAQARKVAVPVAQAITALPGRGLAAVVEGRELVLGSSRLLAERGIAPGALADAARMLEESGHTISWLADAGSRTLLGLLAFTDPPKPSARLAVERLHADAIATVMLTGDNAGSARAVGQAVGIGSVQANLLPADKTAAIGALRGQAGMVAMVGDGINDAPALAAADVGIAMSTGTDVAMHAAGITLMRGDPALVADAIDISRRTFGKIRQNLFWAFVYNLAGIPLAALGLLNPVVAGAAMALSSVSVIGNALLLRRWRPRGAQGGQP
- a CDS encoding heavy-metal-associated domain-containing protein, with translation MYELQVENMSCGHCVASVTKAVQAVDGAARVDVDLAGKQVKVASSAPLDAVKAAIAEAGYPVTAAR
- the cueR gene encoding Cu(I)-responsive transcriptional regulator, with amino-acid sequence MNIGQAAAASGITAKMIRYYESIGLLPAAARTDSGYRVYGERELHVLRFIRRARKLGFSLERIAELLSLWRDDGRASADVKRVALAHVTELEERIRELTEMRDTLATLADCCHGDDRPDCPILQTLGSNV
- a CDS encoding glutathione S-transferase, whose product is MEPVSERYILYYWPTIQGRGEFVRLALEEAGVPYEDVARGREGMGPIERVLDRELELHAPFAPPVLRAGELLIGQTTNILQFLGARHGLAPRSLTARLWCNQLQLTIADIVAEAHDVHHPISVNSYYEDQKKEASARAKDFRSQRIPKFLGYFERVLDNNAGSGGYAASTKLTYVDLSLFQLVAGLRYAFPNTMARLQPQWPRLIALHDMVAARPRIAAYLKSKRRIPFNEDGIFRHYIELDEQV